In Quercus robur chromosome 11, dhQueRobu3.1, whole genome shotgun sequence, the following proteins share a genomic window:
- the LOC126704884 gene encoding probable glycosyltransferase At5g25310 has product MVKKIIQGICIWNPRNHLLLTAFLCGAIFFIAVHTVQYYSLNNNPLLSDIHPPFNVSLPKHEDSDFISGPHYPPPTPTGSHNYKKAEWDEDSKHEDSDFIVSPHYPAPTPTGSHNYKKAEWDEDSNYRVDFSSTYKEMESKFKVYVYQDDVLNKYYKFPFPTTDPDRLTWEYRNEGYFFRNINMSTFLTTDPKQAQLFFIPIRTHLMQSTGPYKKMAIVVKNYVQSLVNEHPYWNRSQGADHFFVNCHKIGVLATRNFPLLKNAIRVLCATWHAFEFDRSKDMFLPPPGYDFKEYRRRLVKSKISEDLEIDVCSCSMALYYYYAACITEAIVENCIPVVSFRNPDLPFNNTLDWTKFSVIASEKYVPVDDIIPQLQDNVKDIEDEKTLVKLFSNLHETIGVSNTDF; this is encoded by the exons ATGGTCAAGAAGATTATCCAAGGCATTTGCATTTGGAATCCACGCAACCATTTACTACTCACAGCTTTTCTGTGCGGTGCAATCTTTTTCATCGCAGTGCACACTGTGCAGTACTACTCCCTCAACAACAACCCTTTGTTGAGCGACATTCATCCACCTTTCAATGTTTCTTTACCGAAGCATGAAGACTCGGACTTCATCTCTGGTCCCCATTACCCTCCACCAACTCCAACTGGCAGCCACAATTACAAGAAAGCTGAATGGGATGAAGATTCGAAGCATGAAGACTCAGACTTCATCGTTAGTCCCCATTACCCTGCACCAACACCAACTGGCAGCCACAATTACAAGAAAGCTGAATGGGATGAGGATTCAAACTACCGGGTTGATTTTTCATCGACTTACAAAGAAATGGAAAGCAAATTCAAGGTGTATGTGTACCAAGATGATGTTCTCAACAAGTACTACAAGTTTCCCTTCCCCACTACTGATCCTGATAGACTCACATGGGAGTATAGAAACGAGGGCTACTTCTTCCGTAATATCAATATGAGCACCTTCCTCACCACCGATCCTAAGCAGGCTCAGCTCTTCTTTATTCCAATTCGCACCCATCTAATGCAATCCACG GGACCCTATAAGAAAATGGCAATTGTAGTCAAGAATTATGTCCAAAGCTTGGTCAATGAACACCCTTATTGGAATCGAAGCCAAGGAGCTGATCACTTTTTTGTGAACTGCCACAAAATTGGTGTGTTGGCAACCAGAAATTTTCCATTACTCAAGAATGCAATTCGAGTTCTGTGTGCAACTTGGCATGCTTTCGAATTTGATCGATCCAAGGATATGTTTCTCCCACCTCCTGGATATGATTTTAAAGAATATAG GAGAAGATTAGTTAAATCAAAAATTTCGGAGGATCTTGAAATAGACGTCTGCTCATGCTCTATGGCCCTATACTATTATTATGCTGCCTGTATAACAGAAGCGATAGTTGAGAACTGTATTCCTG TTGTCTCGTTCAGAAACCCTGATTTGCCATTCAATAATACTCTTGATTGGACAAAATTTTCTGTAATAGCCTCCGAGAAATATGTTCCTGTGGACGATATAATCCCGCAGCTGCAGGACAATGTTAAAGACATAGAAGATGAAAAAACATTAGTCAAATTGTTTAGCAACTTACACGAG ACAATTGGTGTTTCAAACACTGATTTCTAG